One genomic segment of Impatiens glandulifera chromosome 6, dImpGla2.1, whole genome shotgun sequence includes these proteins:
- the LOC124943228 gene encoding GDSL esterase/lipase At5g45670-like: MARNSTAVILGFGILVCVIFFFFLSDDGRKILQWRLIHGFRPDSLLLLKGSREPQVPCYFIFGDSLVDNGNNNHLQTSAKANFAPYGIDFPQGPTGRFSNGRTYVDFLAKLLGFKRWIPPFATAREESILTGVNYGSGGAGILDMTGQNLGEVISLNKQLRNHRSIVNRIANKLGSKELADHHLNQCLYTVGMGNNDYLNNYLSSKYPTSQLYTPDQYATLLVQKLSHQLKKLYKLGARKIGVSEVGLLGCLPGVMGLNGSTCVGYVNDYVKLFNHRLGPVVEGLNANLTDATFILLPSGNSSVPGVTITNAPCCNVTSSGECFPNLVVCKNRTSYYFWDAFHPTDQVYKSAALSVYKVISTSILKEKARTWMSFDQ; encoded by the exons ATGGCGAGAAATTCAACGGCTGTGATTTTAGGGTTTGGAATTCTGGTCTGTGtgatattcttcttcttcctcagtGATGATGGAAGAAAGATTCTTCAATGGCGTCTGATTCATGGGTTTCGACCCGACTCATTACTACTGCTTAAG GGGTCGAGGGAGCCACAAGTGCCATGCTACTTCATATTTGGAGACTCATTGGTAGATAACGGCAACAATAACCATCTTCAAACATCGGCCAAGGCCAACTTTGCTCCTTATGGCATCGATTTTCCTCAAGGCCCGACCGGAAGGTTTTCCAACGGACGAACTTATGTGGACTTTCTTG CCAAATTATTAGGTTTCAAGCGTTGGATTCCTCCCTTCGCTACGGCTAGAGAAGAAAGCATTCTCACCGGCGTAAACTATGGATCCGGTGGTGCGGGCATTCTTGATATGACGGGACAAAATTTG GGTGAAGTTATTAGCTTGAACAAACAGTTGCGTAACCATAGGTCAATTGTTAACCGAATTGCCAATAAGCTAGGAAGTAAAGAATTAGCCGATCATCACCTAAACCAATGTTTGTACACGGTTGGAATGGGAAATAACGACTATCTCAACAACTATCTTTCGTCAAAGTATCCGACGAGCCAATTATACACCCCCGACCAATACGCAACACTTCTAGTCCAAAAACTGTCCCATCAATTAAAG AAATTGTACAAATTAGGAGCAAGGAAAATTGGGGTATCAGAAGTGGGCCTATTGGGCTGTTTACCGGGTGTAATGGGCCTTAATGGATCAACTTGTGTGGGATACGTCAATGACTATGTCAAACTCTTCAACCACAGGCTTGGACCTGTCGTTGAAGGTCTCAATGCCAATCTTACCGACGCAACATTTATCTTGTTGCCGTCTGGGAACTCATCCGTGCCCG GTGTGACGATAACGAATGCTCCTTGTTGTAATGTGACTTCAAGTGGAGAATGTTTTCCAAACCTAGTGGTATGTAAAAATAGGACAAGTTATTACTTTTGGGATGCTTTTCATCCCACGGATCAGGTTTACAAATCCGCAGCTCTAAGTGTCTACAAGGTCATATCTACGTCAATCTTGAAAGAAAAAGCTCGCACTTGGATGAGTTTTGATCAATAG